Genomic DNA from Streptomyces sp. NBC_01571:
CTCTCCTCGACCGCGCTGCCCGACGGCTCCCCCGCCGTCGTCGCGATCGTCTGCGACGGCGTCTCCTCGGCGACCCGCCCCGACGAGGCCTCGCTCGCCGCGTCCCGCGCGGCCGCCGAGGCGCTGCTGGCGGCCCTGCCCCTGGGCACCCACCCGCAGCAGGCCATGCACGAGGCGATCGTCGCCGCCGCGGAGGCCGTCAACTCCCTGGCCGAGGCGCCCCCCGCCCACGACGAACACGCCCCGCACCAGAACGCGCCCGCCTGCACCCTGGTCGGCGCCGTCGTCACCCCCACCCTGCTGATCGTCGGCTGGGTCGGTGACAGCCGCGCCTACTGGGTCCCCGTGGACCGGAGTTCGCCCCCGGCACGGCTCACCGAGGACGACTCATGGGCCGCGCAGATGGTCGCCGCGGGCCTGATGAGCGAGGCGCAGGCGTACGCCGACGAGCGCGCCCACGCCATCACGGGCTGGCTCGGCGCGGACGCGTACGAACTGGAGCCGCACACCGCTTCCTTCAAGCCGGACCGGCCGGGTGTGGTGGTGGTGTGCACCGACGGCCTGTGGAACTACGCCGAGGCGGCGGAGGAGATGGCCGAGGTCGTCCCGCTCGACGCCGCCGAACGGCCGCTGCACAGCGCCCAGGTGATGGTCGGCCACGCCCTGGACGGCGGGGGCCACGACAACGTAACAGTGGCCGTCGTACCGTTCCCCGCGCCGTCGCAGGGGGCAGGATCGGCCTGAGGCCGCAAAAACGCGCAAGCGTCGACGACATCGACAACATCGGCAACGACGACAACGGCGACAACGGGGTCGGCCTCGGACCGGAGGGGACCGGTCCGCGGACAGTCATCACCTCCGTCAACCACCGGAGGCCTTGAGGGGGACGAAGAAGCATGGCCAATTTCTCGAAGTCGAGCGTGCCGCAGTTCTCGGTCGACGTGTACCAGAACGAGTACCTGCCCGAGAACGGCCGTGAGGTCAACGCCATCGTCACGGTGAGCGCCACCGGCGGCGGCACCGTGGGGAGCGCGGTCGGCGCGCCCCACCTGTACACGGCGGGGCAGAGCCCGGACGCGGCCGTGGCGATCATGGTCGACTGCTCGGGTTCGATGGACTACCCGCCGACCAAGATGCGCAACGCGCGGGACGCGACGGCCGCCGCGATCGACACCCTGCGCGACGGTGTGCACTTCGCGGTGATCGGCGGCACTCATGTCGCCAAGGAGGTCTACCCGGGCTCCGGGCGGCTCGCGGTGGCCGACGCGGCCACCCGCGAGCAGGCCAAGCAGTCGCTGCGCAGGCTGAGCGCGGGCGGCGGTACGGCGATCGGCACCTGGCTGCGCCTCGCCGACCGGCTGCTGTCCTCGGCGGAGGTGTCGATCCGGCACGGCATCCTGCTCACCGACGGCCGCAACGAACACGAGTCGCCGGAGGATCTGAAGGCCGCGCTGGACTCCTGCGCCGGACGGTTCACCTGTGACGCGCGTGGAGTGGGCACCGACTGGGAGGTCAAGGAGGTCACCATGATCGCCTCGGCGCTGCTCGGCACCGCCGACATCGTCGCCGACCCCGCCGCCCTGTCCGCCGACTTCACGCAGATGATGGAGACGGCGATGGGCAAGGAGGTCGCGGACGTCTCGCTGCGGCTGTGGACGCCCGTCGGTACGGCGATCAAGTTCGTGAAGCAAGTCGCCCCCACCGTCGCGGAACTGACCGGCCGTCGCACCGAGGCGGGCCCCCGCGCCGGCGACTATCCCACGGGTTCCTGGGGCGACGAGTCCCGCGACTACCACGTGTGCGTCGAGGTCCCCCTGGCCGGGGTCGGCCAGGAGATGCTGGCCGCCCGGGTCTCGCTGGTGATCCCGCAGGGTGACGGGAGCGTGCAGAACCTCGGCGCGCAGGGTCTCGTACGGGCGGTGTGGACCGACGACATGGTGGCCTCGACGAGGATCAACTCACAGGTCGCGCACTACACAGGTCAGGCGGAACTGGCACAAGTCATCCAACAAGGTCTTGATCTTCGCAAATCGGGAGATGTCGACGGCGCAACGGCCAAGCTGGGCCGCGCCGTTCAGCTCGCAAATGTGTCCGGCAACGCCGATACTGCGAAACTGCTTGCGAAGGTGGTGGACGTGGTCGACGCCGCGGCAGGTACTGTGCGATTGAAGGCAAAGGTCGAAGAGGCCGACGAAATGACGCTCGAGACACGGTCCACAAAGACTGTTCGTGTAAAGAAGTAGCGAGCCCGGCTCCCGTGGGGAGCCGGAGAAACCCGGTCAGAACGACCGGAAGAGGAGAGGGGGAAGCGCCGACATGCCGACCTGCCCGAACGGACACCAGTCGGGTTCCGACGACTGGTGCGAGGTCTGCGGTCACCGCATGGCCGGTGCCGTGCCTCCGCCCCCACCGCCGCCTGCCGGATACGGCTATCCGGCGCCGGGCTCGCAGCCCGGTCCCGGCGGACGGCCGCACCTCTCCGGCGTGCCCGGTGCCGAGCCGGAGCTCTGCCCGCAGTGCCGCACGCCCCGTGAGGGCGGTGCGCCGTTCTGCGAGGAGTGCCGGTGGAACTTCCTGACGAACACGGCGACCTCGTACACCCCGGCGGCGCCGCGTCCGCAGGCGCCCGCGCCCGGACTGCCCAATCCGGCGCTGCGGTTCCAGCAGTCCGGTCCGGGGCAGCCGGGCGGTCCGGGACAGCCCGGCGGTCCGGGGCAGCCGGGCGGTCCGGGCGGTGGCCCCGGTCACGACCCGTTCGACTACCAGAGCTCCCGGCCCTCGCAGATGAACCGTCCCGCGGAACCGATTCCGCCATACGGGGCGGACCCCTCCGGTTTCCGCGGCGATCCGTCCCGTCAGAGCGGCCCTCCCGGCGGCCCCGGTGGTCACGGCGGCTTCGGTGCCGACCCCTCGCGTCCGGGCCCGCCGCCCGGACCGACGTCCGGCGGCCCCGGTGCCCCGCAGGCCTTCACACAGCAGCCGGCCGCGCCCGCGTTCCCGCAGCAGGGGCAGCAGGGGCAGCAGGGGCAGCAGCACGGTCAGCAGGGGCCCGGCGGGCCCGGCGCCGGGGGCCCGTCCTTCGGCGGCGGTGACGACGACTGGGTGATCTCCCCGCCGGCCGGCGGCCAGGGCGGTCCCGGCGGTCGCCCCGGTGGTCCCGGCCCCGCTCAGGGCGGCGGCTACGGCTACCCGCAGCCGGGCGCGACCCAGGCCCCGCCCGGTGTCGGCTACCAGCAGCAGCGGCAGCAGCTGTCCTGGAACGTGACGATCGGCCCCGACCGTGAGTACTTCATGGCGATGATGCAGCGCTCCGGCCCCGAGGCCGCGGGCCTGAACCTGCCCGCGTACTCCCCGGAGCAGCAGCGCCCGCTCACCGGCAACCAGCTGACGATCGGCCGCCGCAGGCACTCCACCGGCGACACCCCCGACATCGACCTCGCGGTGCCCCCGGAGGACCCGGGGGTCTCGCACCAGCACGCGGTCCTGGTCCAGCAGCCGGACGGCAGCTGGGCGGTCGTCGACCAGAACTCGACGAACGGCACCACGGTCAACGGCGGCGAGGAGCCCATCCAGCCCTTCGTCCCGGTTCCGCTCCAGGACGGGGACCGGGTGCACGTCGGCGCCTGGACGACGATCACCATCCGGCTCGGCTGAGCGGCACGTCCCGTACGCGTGCGGGGGTCGTCCTCCCGTACGCGTACTTCGGGCCGCCCTTGCCCGTACGGGGCCGTCCTGTGCCACCCGCACCTGCCGGGGCCCCTCCCCCGCCCGTGCGCCGTGCGCGGGGTTCTACGGCAGCGGCCAGGCGTGCGGCCCCTCGGGGTCGTCCAGCCACGCCCACGCGTCCGCGCCGCTGACCGTGATCCCGTACCGCTCGCGCACCGGCTGCCGCTCGCGCTCCCACAGCGTGAACGCCTCGTAGGGATCGAGACTGCCCGCCGTGAGCGTCAGCAGGAACCGGAACAGTTCGTCGCCGCGGGCCCGGCGCGGCAGCCCGCCCAGATGCTGCGGCTCCGGGTCGTCGGGCCGGGTGTCGCCGCGCAGCGGGACGAAATAGGCGGGCGTGTGCAGGAAGCGCCCCTCGGCGAACCCGGCGTCCCGCACCCGCAGCGCGATCAGACCGGTGGCCAGCGGTGTGAGAATGAGCGCACCCGGACGGCACTGCGCCAGCCAGGGACGCGGGATCGAGGTCAGCGTGCAGGTCGCCATGATCCGGTCGAACGGGGCCCGCTCGGGGACCCCGCGGGTGCCGTCGCCGGTGACGACGGTGGGATGCCTGCCGACGGCGTCCAGGTGCTGTCGTGCGGACTCGGTGATCTCCGGGTCGAGGTCGACCGTGGTCACGAGGCCGTCACCGAGGCGGTGGGCGAGCAGCGCCGCGTTGTAGCCGGTCCCGGCGCCGATCTCCAGTACGGCGTCCCCGTCCCGTATCTCCAGAGCGGTCAGCATCATCGCCATCAGTGACGGCTGACTGCTGGAGGAGAGCAGCTCGGCGTCACGGACCCTGGTGGCCAGCGCGGTGTCCGCGTAGGCGCCGCGCACCCAGCGCTCCCGCTGTCCGGGGTCGGGGTCCTCGCACCACACCCGCTCGAAGCCGTCCGAGGCGCCGACGTAGTAGTAGGGCACGAAGAGGTGGCGCGGGACCTCCTGGAACGCCTCCCGCCAGACCGGGTCGGCGTCCCAGGCCCCGCTGGCCTCGATCACGCGCACCAGCGCGGCCCGCGCCGAGGTGGCGAGATCGTCCAGATCCTTGTCGAGTATGTGCGCGCCCATACCTCCACTGTGCTGCCGGGAGGGCCCGGAGGCGAGTGCCGGCCGGGCTGATCGGGTGCGCGCGGACCTGGCCGGGGACGGGCGCGGGCCGCTCCGGTCCGTCGGCGCATGGAGTGGTCCTAAGCCTCGAGTCCTCGGTCACCGGGTCTGAGACCATGGGAGACGTGAATGAGATCCGGCGCGGCACGCTTCAGGAGCAGACCTTCTACGAGCAGGTAGGCGGCGAGGAGACCTTCCGGCGCCTCGTGCACCGTTTCTACGAGGGAGTCGCCGAGGACCCGCTGCTGAAGCCCATGTACCCCGAGGAGGACCTGGGCCCGGCCGAGGAACGCCTCACGCTGTTCCTGATCCAGTACTGGGGCGGCCCGACGACCTACGGCGAGAACCGCGGCCACCCCCGGCTGCGGATGCGGCACGCCCCGTTCGCCGTCGACCAGGCGGCGCACGACGCCTGGCTCAAGCACATGCGCGTGGCCGTCGACGAGCTCGGCCTCTCCGAGGAGCACGAGCACACGCTGTGGAACTACCTGACGTACGCGGCGGCCTCGATGGTGAACACGGCGGGTTGACGGTGCGGCCGGCGCCGATCGCACGGCGCCGGTCGGGAGGAAGGACCCACGAAGGACCGGCGAAGGGCCTAAGAAGGGCCGACCCCGGACTCGGTCAGCACGGGCGGCCGGGGCGAAGGCCGGGGCCGCACCGGCGACTTGGGGCGAAGGCCCCGCTGGTACGGGCGACTTGAGGCGAAGGCCCCGCTGGTACGGGCGACGGCTCAGCGGACGCTGACGTCCAGCGCTCCGAGTCCCGCCCGGCGGACGGCGATCGACCCGTAGGGCGTGCGGAGCCGGAGCCACGCTCCCGACGAGTACAGGCCCAAGGGGCTCGCCT
This window encodes:
- a CDS encoding VWA domain-containing protein: MANFSKSSVPQFSVDVYQNEYLPENGREVNAIVTVSATGGGTVGSAVGAPHLYTAGQSPDAAVAIMVDCSGSMDYPPTKMRNARDATAAAIDTLRDGVHFAVIGGTHVAKEVYPGSGRLAVADAATREQAKQSLRRLSAGGGTAIGTWLRLADRLLSSAEVSIRHGILLTDGRNEHESPEDLKAALDSCAGRFTCDARGVGTDWEVKEVTMIASALLGTADIVADPAALSADFTQMMETAMGKEVADVSLRLWTPVGTAIKFVKQVAPTVAELTGRRTEAGPRAGDYPTGSWGDESRDYHVCVEVPLAGVGQEMLAARVSLVIPQGDGSVQNLGAQGLVRAVWTDDMVASTRINSQVAHYTGQAELAQVIQQGLDLRKSGDVDGATAKLGRAVQLANVSGNADTAKLLAKVVDVVDAAAGTVRLKAKVEEADEMTLETRSTKTVRVKK
- a CDS encoding FHA domain-containing protein; its protein translation is MPTCPNGHQSGSDDWCEVCGHRMAGAVPPPPPPPAGYGYPAPGSQPGPGGRPHLSGVPGAEPELCPQCRTPREGGAPFCEECRWNFLTNTATSYTPAAPRPQAPAPGLPNPALRFQQSGPGQPGGPGQPGGPGQPGGPGGGPGHDPFDYQSSRPSQMNRPAEPIPPYGADPSGFRGDPSRQSGPPGGPGGHGGFGADPSRPGPPPGPTSGGPGAPQAFTQQPAAPAFPQQGQQGQQGQQHGQQGPGGPGAGGPSFGGGDDDWVISPPAGGQGGPGGRPGGPGPAQGGGYGYPQPGATQAPPGVGYQQQRQQLSWNVTIGPDREYFMAMMQRSGPEAAGLNLPAYSPEQQRPLTGNQLTIGRRRHSTGDTPDIDLAVPPEDPGVSHQHAVLVQQPDGSWAVVDQNSTNGTTVNGGEEPIQPFVPVPLQDGDRVHVGAWTTITIRLG
- a CDS encoding methyltransferase domain-containing protein, whose translation is MGAHILDKDLDDLATSARAALVRVIEASGAWDADPVWREAFQEVPRHLFVPYYYVGASDGFERVWCEDPDPGQRERWVRGAYADTALATRVRDAELLSSSSQPSLMAMMLTALEIRDGDAVLEIGAGTGYNAALLAHRLGDGLVTTVDLDPEITESARQHLDAVGRHPTVVTGDGTRGVPERAPFDRIMATCTLTSIPRPWLAQCRPGALILTPLATGLIALRVRDAGFAEGRFLHTPAYFVPLRGDTRPDDPEPQHLGGLPRRARGDELFRFLLTLTAGSLDPYEAFTLWERERQPVRERYGITVSGADAWAWLDDPEGPHAWPLP
- a CDS encoding globin, encoding MGDVNEIRRGTLQEQTFYEQVGGEETFRRLVHRFYEGVAEDPLLKPMYPEEDLGPAEERLTLFLIQYWGGPTTYGENRGHPRLRMRHAPFAVDQAAHDAWLKHMRVAVDELGLSEEHEHTLWNYLTYAAASMVNTAG